The following nucleotide sequence is from Synchiropus splendidus isolate RoL2022-P1 chromosome 1, RoL_Sspl_1.0, whole genome shotgun sequence.
AACTGGCAACATTACAAAGCATCAGACACATTAAATACATCTGTATTTCAACAAGTTTAATATTCATGCATGGGATGTACAGGtaaagcatttttatttaagGAAGAAAGAATTGTGGACACAAACTTTATACAATAAAGTGCTGCCTATAATATTAACAGAACTTATACATGCATTGTAGATGCACATTAATtatattttaacaaaataaactCTTCTCAAGAAAAACTCAAATGGATCTTTGGACAGGATTCCacaatattattaaaataatattttttgtggAATAGCAGCCTTCAAGCACCCATGAATGCccaaaatgttcatgttttataTCTTAGAATGACAAGCCTGAAGGCACTTGATGACATTTTAGAGAGGGAATTTAGCAGGCAGTCTTTTTTATATCCCCAGCactaagtgttttttttgttcttgtgctGTCAAAAGTAAAATGAAGATACTGTTGCCAGTTAATTGGGAACCACACGCTCATCTGTTACGGTGACTGCAATTGCCATCGAATTACTTTCAAATTAGCACGAAAAAGCCTGAACTGAAAAGCAGAAGACTTGGAGTAAAACAGGTCTACTCTTATTGCAAAAACGAAAGCAGCATGAAGGCCCTTCTATGTACACACACATTGTACATTCATCTGAAGAATAAAGCATTACCTTTTCAACCCTGTCATGGCATCAGGTTTTCATGAAAACTGATGcggggagaagaagagagaatgGCGAGTCTCTATCCCTCTAGTTGGTCTTGACCAGGTCATAGACATGAATATGAAAGTCATCGTCATACTTGATATAGTAGACTGAAGGTTTGGCTGGGACCTGGTAAATGACCAGACCCGTTCTCTTCACTCCTTTGTCTGTAACATACTCCACCTGTTTCCCCACCAGACTCTCAGTCTCTTCTCCTGGTTTCCTGTCTGCTGGCAGTAGGTGCTTGTTCTCTGGATAAGACACATGCAAGTGGAACATGGGTTATGTTGTGTCACTGGTCTAATACTGCTTTTAAGTTAAGTGTGCTACATCGATTTTGGGTCATTATCGTCGCTTGTTTATGTTCCAAGACAAAGCATCCAAGCATTTTTCAAAGGTCAAAATAAAGAagcaatttttttaaataccaagCTCAAATATGTGACCTTCTtggtgagaggcagcagtgctaaccattgttCCACTGTTCTACCCAAGAGTATCATTCGTGAGGTTTAAATAAATCTGTGGTGGTTTTTCAATCCCTAACCTCAGTTCCTGACAAATGTAACTGGCTTGTACAAAATAATCTCAGTTTATGAGTTGGAAAGTAACACGAATCAACAGCTACACCAGTCTGTCCGTCCATTTGGTTACATCTAAGttgaacacaagcacacacatgaCCGGTTTGTGGGCAAACCCATAACCACCCAACTATATCTCTATGGAAAATAAGTTTTCCTCAGTCTACAACATGAATGACCATGAATCCTGCCGTTTTCACATGACAGCTGACTGGTAATCCCAGCACATGGTGTGCAAGCCATACACAAAGTCTATATTATAGCACGTCACATACTAGCTGCACTGTTCTCACCAAGCTTTAGGACATAATTTGGCACAGTTGATGGTATCAGAGTATCTTGGTGTGACTCTACCTGCTTCAGGCAGGATCCTGAGGTCTCCTTCAGCGTAGTCGTCCCACAGCTGATACATATACAGAACCGGGTCTTTCTCATAAGTGATGTAATACCAGTTGGTCATGATTGGAGCTCTGGAGAGCACCATGCCTCTCCACTCGTTCTTTTCTCCATCTTCCTTTTCAAACAGATGCTCTACAGCTTTGCCCACCAACTCTTCTGCCCCTGGTGGTATCCTGATCTTGTTGTTTACTgaggggacagaggaggcaATTGGAAATGTAGTAATCGCTGACGATTAAAAGCAATGTTGTACTCACCGACTTGTTCCGACAGAACCTGGAGACTGGACACTCTGTCATCCTTGAACAGCTCTATGCCGTAGACGCAGTCAAAGCCATCGTATTTCACCATGAAGAGAGATGGGTTCACGCTCAGCCTGTCCAGCACAGTCCCCTTCCATTTACTTTCAGTTCCCTTTTCGCGCCAGATGTGTTGAATGCGGACTCCAAGAATGCAGCTAGGGTCAGGGGTTACTGTGTCACTCAGTTCCCCGCTGCTTCTCTTTCTGATAAAaggcaaaaaatatatacaggGCCCTGCTATTAAGACCACCTTTACTACATGGATCAGAAGTGCACAGCATCATTAAATTGCCATGAGGTGATGCGGCAGGAGTCTGGTTGGTACGTGTCACAAGTTACAAAAAGAGTAATAAGGGAACATAAAGGAAGGAAGAGTGTTGGCCCATGATGTTACACATTGTGACTTAAAGCAAATTAGAAGTGATgtgatgataaaaaataaaagttaaaaaaatgtaatctgatAAATCATAATTTATTTGTACGCCTCGCGGTAAATTGTTCCCTCTTTCAACTGTGTGAAATCAAAGTGGACATATTGAGTGCGCGCACGCTCCTTCTGGGTCCCcggcttcataaaaaaaataggtCAAAAAAAGGCGCTTGATTCATCCTTCTTCAAATTCAATAGAATTCATTTTCTCGCAGGAAAGTTTGGTCTCCAGCGAGTAATAGAGGAGTATTAATAACTTGACTTTGCTtggacctgacctcagacaagatgatgaatgaaaggatttatggatggatgaactggaAATTAATACATACTTGCAACTTAGTTTTCACACTTAATAGAAGTTGAATAGAAAGAAAttggataaaaatgttcattttcagtttgttgCGTAGTACATAACGTTGCATTGTAAATGTTTATATGGATTTACAAACGACAAAGCTGCGTTTTAGCACTGAGGACAGAACTAACACAAGTAACTCTTCTGGCTAAAGCCAAgtatgtaatttaaaaaaaaacgatgtTGCACAAGGGTGCATAAAATGATAAAACGAATTCTGGTGAGTTTATAGAGAGAATGTGCAGCACGCAACAAAAGTGTGCGTGTGACCATGTTGCCCTCATAGGGCTGCATACACGATATAAATCAACATACCTGCCCCTTTTCTTGGACATGCCTCAGGAAATTCACAGGCTGCTGATGGGAAGCAGAGgtacacatacaaacacagagGGGAAAGGGTAACGTTTAGTTAATAATTTACCAATTATGACAAACTTGGGTGTCAAGCATGAAGACGTCGTTGTCATCTCCACAGcagactgacagcagcagcagccaataGCAGAGCGCGCTGCTTTTACTTCCTGTGCATTTCCTGTAACTACTTCGAGGTCATTAGAAACTATATGCTTTTCAGACGTCATTGAATGTTTAAGTTAAATATCTGTCAGCGCACTCAACACGCAAAACCTCTGACGTAACAGacataacttcagaaaaatgcACAGCCAATATATCCGCAAACTTTAGCGTTACCTGTGACATTTGGCCTCTCGACATGAAATACAGACAAACGACAACAGATAGCACGAGAAAGCTAAAGAGGGCCATGCTACATCACACGCGCACAAGAAGATTTGACCATCACCATAATCATAACCCAGCAGCAGTGACGCGACGCAGGTCGCGAGCCTGTCAGCTACATCAGCCCACCGTGGTTCCAGCAGACAGAAAACTAGTGCATAGCACACGACGCGCTCTCTTTTGTGACGGATATGTCTCACCTGAACGCAAAACTCATGTCAACATTGAGCCCCCTTTGAGCCACAGAAACGTTGACACTGCACCGGATCATGTAAATCTCGCGAAACCTGTGGAAACAGAAGATAACGAAGGAAGACTCTATCTCCCAGAGTGCCTTGCGCGGCGCTTCCCGCGACAGTGGAGAGACGTCATCCACGCCTCCAACTTCTCTGCAGCACTGGTGAGAGCAAATGAGTAATGTTTTTTTGGAAAGTCTTCATGTACTCGCAAATTGACTACATTGACTCAAATGTATGAGTAATACACCTTGATGTTCCTTCAATACCTCAGATTTTCATTAAAATTTGGGGTTTGGAAGACGACTTCACAAGTAATAGTATAATGCTGTGAAAAATGTAAGTAAatgatatattttgaaaatttattttggaaaatatgctAAGAAAACAGTTTTTGGAAAGACGACAATTGGAAGTTCTACACTTCATTTATTAAATTGCGCTTTTAAAATTCACTTTCTAACTCATGATGGAATTTAATTATGTATTATCATGtcataagtaaaatatatttaaattgatAGGTGGGTGAGAGTTCTGAATCAAATGTAGTTAGTGTACTCTAAATCATCTGTAAATCTCCCAAATATCACTAGCAAGCTATTGACATCTTGGAAAAGGAATTATGTCACTATATCAGTTGGAGGTAAATGTTTGTTGAGGAACACATGGAAAGAAGTGGCTTGATCTATCTAAAAAACCTCCTTGATGAATATAACATATTGTTGGGATGATGTCCGCAGATCTACACATCTTCCACTTTATAAATCTTATTATATTAGTATAGTCATTAAAGTTATTCCCATAGGGACATTACAGCCAATGAAAAATCACATGAAAAATTGATTGTAGATAAATTGTAGATAATAATTGGAAGTATTGAAATCACtagtacaaaacaaacaaaatataacTAACATCTTGACTCTCACTCAATATTTGTCCTTCCAAAAAGACTTTTGGAACACGCacataaatatgaattaaatttTATCTGTATTGCAAAACTTCTgagtaaaacaataaataaatagatacttatcgtcattattatttttatgatcattattttattaaatcaaaTAAACCCCCCTAGTTAGAGCAGTGTGGTTAATGATCTTGTTTTGACATGGTGAAAACACTAGAGAACACAGACCGTCTCTAAATATCTATATAAATGGGGTTCTCAGCGTCAGGCCAGTTCAGCTTTCTTTCTGTATCTGCTGATAAAGGAGAAAtagagttgaatagctgtgacatttatatTGTAATAGTACTTTATCTACATTGGTTATGTAATTTTATGACACGATAAACTGAACGTCCGAGATACACAGGATATGATTCTAGAATTTTTATTATTCGTAAAAGCGCATCTGTACATGGTGATGCAAGGTGGGTATAAGACCTCTCTTCTATAAGGCCAAAGCTAATCAAAGCTTTCTCTGTTATTCATCTAATTGTTGTCCAAGACCCTTGTTATCCAGTCTGTGAAGGATGAGATTCGTGTGTAGACATCAGGTGTCCTCTGATTTCCACATATTCGTCCAGAGAAGGAGACCACGCCTGCCGATGCCCCATTGCAAATCAACGGGCCACCAGAATCACCCTAGAAAGCACAGAAAACAAAGGCATGAAGTAGTGGTTTACTGAAATTTTAGTACCTTATAGTATCAGCACACTAGTCTAGTGGTGCTGTATAAATCCACCACCCGTGTCTGACTCTGCTCTCTCTTTATATGTCTATTTTACCGAGCAAAATCCTTGGATATTCTGCTCTCCGGTGCCACAAATCATCCCCTGAGTGATGCGAACACCTAGCCATCTTTGGCGACACGTCCGCTGTGAGAGGATCGTCACGTTGACCTCTTGAAGCGTGTCAGGTAAGGTGTTGTTGTCTCCGATGTCCCCCCAACCTGCAGTCAGGCAGCGACTCAAGGGTCGAACAGGACCTGTTCTGAGTGTGATCAGCTGTACTGCGTTGTTAAGTTGCACCCTTCTGTTGAGCTAAGAGGACAGGTTCACATGACATAAACAGAAACCACACACATCACAACTACTTTACTTAAATCACTGCTGGGCTCTCATGACTCCCTACCTTTAGAAGCATGATGTCGTTTTGCTGTCCATCATAGTCTGGGTGTTGAATAGCTCTGACTGCGGTCCGCTCCTGCCTTGTTGGCTCATCTGCTCTCAGGGAGTCAACTCCAACCACGACTGTGAAACGTCTGAGGAGCAGGATTGGAGATCCACTGATATTACCCGACCTCATAATACGTTCATGTCACATCCTTATTGCTTCTGCTTCATTTCTGATCTTCACTTCTGATCTTTTTATTTACCAGTACAGATGAAACCATAGCTGCTTAAGTCTGCGATgaaatgctgttttgttttgctcatgGTGCATTTCCTTACGGTCTGATGCGACAGTGAGCCGCCGTGAGCACAAAGTCCTCCCTGATCAGGGCCCCTCCACAGATGTGACGACCTGCAAACTGCAATGAGGCCATGTAGGGGTGTGAGTGAGGGGCCGCTTCTCTGCCCCCGACAATATAAGCTCCATCCGCTCCTGCGTTAAAATCATATACGATTGTTATATCGATTCATGCATGTTTGATCCTCAGGAAGGTCAAACATCAGACATTTTCTACTGTGATTATTAACCTCACAATAATGTATGTAcgcacacatttttatttgttattgtaactttaaaaaaaaagtagatagCAGCCCATAAATATCATATACCCAGCTTACcgttgaggaagaggagcagtagTGCGATGAAGACGGCCATGGCTTTTGTGCTGAATGATACTTTCCTTGCCACATTTTCTTCTGGGATGATTTCTTGCATCAGCATGCGGTTAAGTTACCAATATGCTGTTAACATTCTGGAAGTGAAGACATATTGGTCGAGTTTTGCAGTCGACCTACAtgtcgtgtgtgtttgtgcatgcgtgagtgtgtgtatgggAAGTAGAAGAGTTTtcaagtttatttcaaaatcgTGGCTGCAGTTTTGAAAGGCCTTTCAAAATCTCTTCCTTTACACAAGACTTTCTCAGAAGAACCTGCCTTGTTTATATCCTTTTAAACTACATTAACGGAAGTTACATCGCTGCACTTAACAGTCTGAGTTCAAATCCTATTAAAGATTCCAGATTCCTCTCATCTACTATAGTCAGCTGTGTGAGAATTTGGGCACCAAGTTTCTAATTTTCCGGCTGCTGACAGTTATGAAACACCATAGAGAACTATCCGTCTTAATCAATTTGCCTGCTTGGTTTTGGTATAAGGGCATCCGAGCTTTGCTGCTTCAATGGACTCAGTTGTTTGTACCAGGCGTAAATGTGACGAGAACTGTAGTTTCAACCCAATTACAGTACTGTTAGAGAGGGTTCCACAGAGacataaataatatttcaagttattttatgagactgcgaaaggtttaaaaagcattttttacAGAAAAGTGGTCTGGTGGAGGGATTTGTGTAGCATGTGACAATAATTATTTTGATTCTAAATACAATATTTGCTATGTGTCTAAAGTGTTGTAAATGTTTCCTGGCCAACAACTTCGCAACTTAATGCTGTTGTAAAGAAATGACCACCAGGTGACACCAAAGTCCACAGAGCATAGTCTTAACGATTTATGATCTTCATCGCGAGAGGCCGCTGTTTCTCTACTACTGTACTCCACGTAAACGGCGAGTTGCGTCTAGATAAGACTTTACTTTAGATAAGAAATCAAAAGTCACGCACGTAAAAATGGCATTCATCCTTGGACAAGACCACAATGTGCCTACAGAGATCAGCTTTACTCTTTGTCGAGGTTGTCTACAGATTTATGACGTGCCAAAAACAAATTGTGTGTACATGGTTAAAATTTTGGAATATCTATTCTTTATTTACGAACTTAACGTTTTTTGATTGAGCCACATGTGAGACTAAAAAGACAGTACTCCTTTGCTTATTATGTCATGCCAAAACTGATAAATTTAATCCTCTAATATATTTACTTCTGCTTTATTCCAAATGTCCTTTGCGGAATATGAAACAGTTTCTGACCGACCTGCTGCACTAAAATGAGAGGAAATATTCATGTGCAGTAGTGAGAAAAGACAGGATAAGTCTGGCTTCACTGGAATGAAAGGTTGTTTTGCTTCCTTTTTTTGAATTCcatggtgtgtgtttgtttgttatgGTTCAGTCTTCAGCCAAGCACAACCATGTGATGTTGACACTTACCAACATGTGTCTGGCGTGTCTCAGCCAGGCCGATTCACACTTGCGCGACCACCTTAAACCACATTTGCATGATGTATAATTGAAAAATCTGGTTAGTGTTCTCTTGTTTTGGGTTGGAATTTGAACAGCCCAACCATAAAACAATGAATTAATTTGAAAAAGAGAGGAAAGATCACCTGAATATGCCAGCAATGCTCATTGTTTTCAGGTCATCACGCCGCAAGTCAGCTTAGTATATGAACTAAGTCATTCTCAAACTCTCCATTTGAACTTGGATTTGGATCTTGGATCCCACAAAGGCACCTGTACGAGTGACAGCCAGTTCGGCAGTTCCTGCTCTCGCGGAgctttttcagttgttttttttgtgtttagtcTGTGGTTGTCATGCTAACTCCATGCAAGTGAAGAGGCTTAGCAGGTATTACCCGGTTCTGAGCAGGGAGCAACAGATGGGGGAGTCGCACTGGGGCTGGGCTCTGCATGATGAGAGGACGACGAGACCATTTGTCATTGTGGGGTCTGTCCACGGTGACATCAGCAACAATGACAGCAGGGTAGTGGCCGAGTTGTTGGCGCAGGTGTGGCATCGGAGGAAGAGAGTACCATGGTGTAGCCATGGTTCGCGGCAGATGCGACTCTCGTCCGGTTCCAGCTCTCGTTCCAAGGCACCTCTGTCGCTCTGGCGATACTTCTCGAGACAGACTTATCCACCCTCACTGCATGGGGGAGGGATTCTGTCGTAGTAGAGGACAGTAGTGGACTGGACTCAATTTTGGGCATTGTATGTTGCTGTAACGACCAAGAaactgtgggaagaataaaggcaatctaatccaATCCAATAAAAGCATGTGAAGATGACTTTGTCCGTCCTTATCCGCCATCGTCCTCAAAATGGTTAGTTGTCATGTGTACCGTTTACATTGGCAACACATggtcactcccatggcgtcatatattgacgttggggaatggacttttgcatccttaGGGCCCTATGATTTCCGCGATCATGGAATCGCTGACGGAATCACGAAACGGAATCTACTGCTTATCACGGAACATCATggaaataagtgaaaaaaacaatgtctgGTGAAAATTAGTTCCGCCCCCCGCCCTCTTCAAAACATTGATCAGCGTGGAGAACCCAGAACGCGACACTGCCTTCGTCAGCAAAAAAGTTACGAAACTGTACATTAACGCCTCGATACAGAGCCGAACAATACCCCGAAGATTTCTATGTCAGTggtgaacatttattttgtcaattcTGTCAGGGCTCAATCGACTGGACACGAAAAAAGACGTGCGATGACCACTTGTTGTCAAAAACTCACGTAAGAAACAAGGAGAATCGCAAGACTGCTACTAAGGAAACGTCCCTGCAGACATGCCTCACCGCCACTTCTTTCAATTCATTGAACGCAAAAGAATGTCCTGAGGATTTTGTGGCTGTTTGTGCGGAGGCTGACATTAGAAAAGATGCCGAAACTGCGTCCGTGGCAAAAGATACTATGTTGTTGTGGGTGAGACAACTGATTCTAGAGACCGTAGCGTCTTGAACATTGTCATAGGTAAGTTTGTCGCTTTCTTATATGTTGCAGTTTAAcactgtatattattattatcgattataataataataatataacgtTATATAAATGCACACACAACCACCTCAATATATAATTGTAAAAAACAATGCTAGAACAGTATCATAACACATGttattttgcttttcttcaATTAATGAAAGAGACATTAGTGTAAACTAGAGTTTGATAGTGAGCGGAGCTTTAGCAAATACAAAACTCTGCTCACATACAAAAGAGAGTCACTCACTGAAGAAAACACTAAGAGACTGGCAATCATGTATTTCAATGGTGATGTCAGTGATAGGTGGTAAACCTGATGAAGACCCACGGAAGGACTATCTGGTCCAACTACCTAAATGATACAAGGATATATAAGAAGTTAAATTAAGTTATGTTAACAATGTTGCTTTATGGCAAGCCATTGTAAGTTAAATTGGCGGTCGTTCATtaaatcatttgtttttgcactttaacGCATGTTGCAGGATTGAGGAAATATGTTGTTTCTATTGTGACCTCAATACTTTTaagttaatttaaattaaatatgtgTACATTGTCTTTTTTGGTATTACAATGATAACTGAAAGGTAAAAACAGgattccccccccaaaaaaaggaaaaaacggAATTCTCagaattaaaacagaaaaaaacgtaatttgggaaaaaataaaatggaattcagaaaaaaataatacgGATTTTATAGGGCCCTACATCCTATGCTGACGCTTTCAGCGTTTCATGTTGACTGATTGGGTTTTCAGTGGAAGCCCATGCCAATGAACTGCCTATACGTCACATGCAATGTGCAAGGCTGCCTTCCGCATCAGTATAGGATGCGGAAGTCCATtttccatgggagtgaggattggTTGTGTTTATGATAATGTTCTGTTGTCTGTGGCTGGAAAAAAAGTCCGGTGTTGAGGGATATATTTCTATTCATGTAGTTTGTAATGTCAAATAGTTTTGAAGAGTCTCAACGGGATATCGACAGTTTGGCAAGGTAAAATATGTCAACAAAGGGCCTCAAGAACAGTATTCGTCCTTGTTCTGTGCAGGCTGACATTTGTAGTTTTTAAAATCTACTTCTGTAAATTATGGACGTGCTGAACCCCCCTCTTGTGTTTGGCACTACTGAAGCATGCAGAAAATTCCTGACATGGGGTTTGGCTGGTGGGCACATACCTGATGCAAGGTGAAACACCAGAGGAAATATAGGACGTGTGCCCTCAGCAGGTGAGTCTCCCTGAAGTGTGAGCGCTAATGGAACGATGAGAAAGATCCAGTTGATGACTCTTCACTCAGCTGAGGAGTAATGATTAAAGCAAACTCACACAGCGGAGACAAGGTCAGCGTTTGAAAGCAAACTACCATAAACAGGATGTCCTTTGCCAGTGTATGACCATGTGGAATCAATTTGTTCAACCTTCCCTTGTACTTTATGAATTCTGGATTTTCCACCGTAGAGATACACGATATCGACCTCTGCCTcggatgtttgtttgtgtgtttgcgtggGTCTTCACACACAAGCTGTGTTGCAATATAAACTCCGGACATTCCCCAAAATCAGTCTTTCACACGTATAACATGTAACAGGTGATGGCCTTTCTCAAACATCCACTCTTCTCCCGATGCCCTCCGTTGGGGGGATGTGGAGAgtcttttgaacatttttattgttttacctTGCAATATAGGACTTAAATTTCTTGTAACAGTCAACTGTTATGTATAGCTTCAACTGTTTCAACTGCAgggcattatgggacttgtaatAAGAGTTGTGGGAGTGACCTTAATATCTGTATACATTAGTCATAATCGGCCAATATCTCATATCATATCCAAGGGATGTTTAGTGTGTGTGGAACCATTGTCATATAAagattaaaatataaatgtacaacatacaattaataaaaatgtgtcacGTGTCTTCATATACATTAGGCAGGTCACATATGAaaaatgcatgcacacacactcaggaatTCCCGTCCCTCCATGTCCATCGTCCACTCCTCTATTCAGCACTATAACTCTGGCTGT
It contains:
- the LOC128754603 gene encoding spindlin-1-like; amino-acid sequence: MSKKRGRKRSSGELSDTVTPDPSCILGVRIQHIWREKGTESKWKGTVLDRLSVNPSLFMVKYDGFDCVYGIELFKDDRVSSLQVLSEQVVNNKIRIPPGAEELVGKAVEHLFEKEDGEKNEWRGMVLSRAPIMTNWYYITYEKDPVLYMYQLWDDYAEGDLRILPEAENKHLLPADRKPGEETESLVGKQVEYVTDKGVKRTGLVIYQVPAKPSVYYIKYDDDFHIHVYDLVKTN
- the LOC128754595 gene encoding serine protease 57-like, which produces MLMQEIIPEENVARKVSFSTKAMAVFIALLLLFLNGADGAYIVGGREAAPHSHPYMASLQFAGRHICGGALIREDFVLTAAHCRIRPRFTVVVGVDSLRADEPTRQERTAVRAIQHPDYDGQQNDIMLLKLNRRVQLNNAVQLITLRTGPVRPLSRCLTAGWGDIGDNNTLPDTLQEVNVTILSQRTCRQRWLGVRITQGMICGTGEQNIQGFCSGDSGGPLICNGASAGVVSFSGRICGNQRTPDVYTRISSFTDWITRVLDNN